A genomic stretch from Cloacibacterium caeni includes:
- a CDS encoding DNA cytosine methyltransferase, with product MFDENRNSESFLVKEPQLEILYYPKKTKENKKDTLNVLSLFSGCGGMDLGFEGGFSVLKSSVNETLNPNFIEKNLKNGFVKLRKTKFKTVFANDILPDARNAWVNFFTKRGHNAEDFYQDSIVDLVKMYRSGTNVFPDDVDVVTGGFPCQDFSLAGKRNGFNSHKNHKGEIINDKTASVETRGQLYMWMKEVIEITQPKIFIAENVKGLVNLGDVKSIIQSDFSSANGNGYIVLDPQVLHSADYGVPQSRERVIFIGIKKSALTETALYELQKKVISDKYNPYPQPTHAYSSAGENLKPFVQLKEVFKCLEEPENSNDLSQKAYSKAKFMGKHCQGQTEIKLSNISPTIRAEHHGNIEFRRLSKENGGLHEEELKKGLKERRLTVRECALIQTFPPDYEFVIENKNGRKGSFLVSPSQAYKIIGNAVPPLLSYNLATRIEEVWDLYFRKEYDNIS from the coding sequence ATGTTTGATGAAAATAGAAATAGCGAAAGTTTTTTAGTAAAAGAACCTCAATTAGAGATTTTATATTATCCAAAAAAAACTAAAGAAAATAAAAAAGACACATTAAATGTTCTTTCTCTATTTTCGGGTTGTGGTGGTATGGATTTAGGTTTTGAGGGGGGATTTTCTGTTTTAAAATCTTCTGTCAACGAAACTTTAAATCCTAATTTCATTGAAAAAAATCTAAAAAATGGTTTTGTCAAATTAAGAAAAACAAAGTTTAAAACTGTTTTTGCAAACGATATTTTACCAGATGCAAGAAATGCATGGGTAAATTTTTTTACAAAACGTGGACATAATGCTGAAGACTTTTATCAAGATAGCATTGTTGATTTAGTAAAAATGTATAGAAGCGGAACGAATGTTTTTCCTGATGATGTTGATGTTGTAACAGGAGGATTTCCTTGTCAAGATTTTAGTCTTGCAGGAAAAAGAAACGGCTTTAACTCACACAAAAACCACAAAGGTGAAATAATTAATGATAAAACCGCATCCGTGGAAACTCGTGGACAACTTTATATGTGGATGAAAGAAGTTATTGAGATTACACAACCAAAAATTTTTATTGCAGAAAATGTAAAAGGATTGGTAAATCTTGGTGATGTAAAATCTATTATTCAAAGTGACTTTTCTTCCGCAAATGGTAACGGATACATTGTACTTGACCCGCAAGTTTTACATTCTGCAGATTACGGAGTTCCGCAATCTAGAGAAAGAGTAATTTTTATTGGAATAAAAAAATCTGCTTTAACAGAAACTGCTTTATATGAATTGCAAAAAAAAGTAATTTCCGACAAATACAATCCTTATCCGCAACCAACTCACGCTTATAGTAGTGCAGGAGAAAATCTAAAGCCTTTTGTCCAATTAAAAGAAGTTTTCAAATGTTTAGAAGAACCTGAAAATTCAAATGATCTTTCTCAAAAAGCATATTCAAAAGCAAAGTTTATGGGTAAACATTGCCAAGGTCAAACTGAAATAAAACTATCAAATATTTCTCCAACAATCCGTGCAGAACACCACGGAAACATTGAATTCAGAAGGCTTTCAAAAGAAAACGGAGGTTTGCACGAGGAGGAACTAAAAAAAGGTTTAAAAGAAAGAAGACTAACTGTAAGAGAATGCGCATTAATCCAAACTTTTCCGCCCGATTACGAATTTGTAATTGAAAATAAAAACGGCAGAAAAGGTTCTTTTTTAGTAAGTCCATCGCAAGCATATAAAATAATTGGAAACGCAGTTCCACCACTTCTAAGCTATAATTTGGCAACAAGAATAGAGGAAGTTTGGGATTTATATTTTAGAAAAGAATATGATAATATCAGTTAA
- a CDS encoding NUDIX hydrolase: MQNSLEILLQQLQDAELGGFDAQKDYAPPYRSLLTQEEILAKNPKYAAVNILLYPKNGEWHFPLIHRTHNENDRHSGQISLPGGKKDDTDADFAETAIRETWEEIGVTTSQIKIVRELSPIYIPPSNFFVYAFLSYTENWPDFNHQQTEVQEILEVPLSVIRDLPKPPLTMELPRTNGYKVPYFDFQNHKIWGATSMILSELNELLKNV, encoded by the coding sequence ATGCAAAATTCTTTAGAAATACTATTACAGCAGTTGCAAGATGCAGAGTTGGGTGGTTTTGATGCGCAAAAAGATTATGCGCCACCATATCGTTCTCTGCTCACGCAAGAAGAAATTTTGGCCAAAAATCCTAAATACGCCGCCGTCAATATTTTACTCTATCCCAAAAACGGAGAATGGCACTTTCCGCTCATCCACAGAACGCACAATGAGAACGACAGACATTCTGGGCAGATTTCGCTTCCTGGTGGTAAAAAAGATGACACCGATGCAGATTTTGCAGAAACCGCCATCCGTGAAACTTGGGAAGAAATAGGCGTTACCACTTCCCAAATCAAAATCGTGAGAGAACTCTCTCCTATTTATATCCCGCCAAGTAATTTTTTCGTGTATGCTTTTCTGTCTTACACCGAAAATTGGCCAGATTTTAATCACCAACAAACCGAAGTTCAAGAAATTTTAGAAGTTCCACTTTCTGTGATACGAGATTTGCCAAAACCACCTTTAACCATGGAATTGCCAAGAACCAATGGATATAAAGTTCCTTATTTTGATTTCCAAAACCACAAAATTTGGGGCGCCACTTCTATGATTTTGAGTGAATTGAACGAGTTGCTAAAAAATGTTTAA
- a CDS encoding lysophospholipid acyltransferase family protein translates to MAKKSIFTDSFGNIYFLKRFIIFILGMISYRRFNGFNKLKITGTEHLVNLPKNNVLFVSNHQTYFADVAAMYHVFCAVNNGYMNTIKNPVYLLNPKVDFYYVAAEETMNKGILARIFKLAGAVTVKRTWRAEGKNVNRMVDLKEVENILKALDNGWVISFPQGTTSAFAQGRKGTAKLVQQQRSIVIPIKINGFRRAFDKKGLRVKVTGVEPTMQFKAPLDIDYDNEKAEDILNKIMHAIEQTPEHNVLHDYDKEYQERKKQEKKDE, encoded by the coding sequence ATGGCGAAGAAAAGCATTTTTACAGATTCTTTCGGGAATATTTACTTTTTAAAGAGATTTATCATCTTCATCTTGGGAATGATTTCCTACAGAAGATTTAATGGGTTCAACAAACTGAAAATCACAGGAACCGAGCATTTGGTAAACCTCCCGAAAAACAATGTGTTATTCGTATCTAACCACCAAACGTATTTTGCTGATGTAGCAGCAATGTACCACGTTTTCTGTGCCGTGAATAATGGATATATGAACACCATCAAAAATCCTGTTTACCTGTTGAATCCAAAAGTAGATTTCTACTATGTAGCCGCAGAAGAAACCATGAATAAAGGAATTTTGGCAAGAATTTTTAAATTGGCAGGAGCAGTTACCGTGAAGAGAACTTGGCGCGCCGAAGGAAAAAATGTAAACAGAATGGTAGATTTAAAAGAAGTAGAAAATATTCTGAAAGCGCTAGATAATGGTTGGGTAATTTCTTTTCCACAAGGAACTACTTCTGCTTTTGCACAAGGTAGAAAAGGAACTGCTAAACTCGTTCAGCAACAACGTTCTATCGTTATTCCTATTAAAATCAATGGTTTCCGTAGAGCTTTTGACAAAAAGGGATTGAGAGTAAAAGTGACAGGTGTAGAACCTACCATGCAATTTAAAGCGCCACTAGATATAGATTACGACAACGAAAAAGCAGAAGATATTCTTAACAAAATTATGCACGCCATCGAGCAAACACCTGAACATAACGTGTTACACGATTACGACAAAGAATATCAGGAGCGCAAAAAACAAGAGAAAAAAGACGAGTAA
- a CDS encoding UDP-N-acetylmuramate--L-alanine ligase — MNIHFIAIGGAAMHNLAIALKNKGYQITGSDDAIFEPSLSQLQKNGLLPESLGWFPEKISENLDAVILGMHAKKENPELLKAQELGIKIYSYPEFLYEQSKEKTRVVIAGSHGKTTITSMVLHALQYHHFDTDFMVGAPLEGFGCMVKLSSENDFIILEGDEYLSSPIDSRPKFLHYHPNIALISGISWDHINVFKTEEEYVEAFRNFIKKITSGGILVYNEEDETVVKLVDEAENYFRKMPYKTPNYETKNGKTSVETEMGQIPLKIFGKHNLLNLEGARLICNQMGILDEDFYEAMMSFSGASKRLEKVKRNDDVILYRDFAHAPSKVKASVEAFAEQFPAMNKVGFLELHTYSSLNPEFLPQYKNTLAHLDEAVVFYDLEALKIKNMTPISPELIKESFGKENLQVFTNADDLKNFWQNLEKSNAAFLMMSSGNLGGISLT, encoded by the coding sequence ATGAACATTCATTTCATTGCAATTGGCGGTGCTGCGATGCACAATCTTGCCATAGCTCTCAAAAATAAAGGTTACCAAATCACAGGTTCAGATGATGCTATTTTTGAACCTTCTCTTTCTCAATTGCAAAAAAACGGACTTCTTCCTGAAAGTTTAGGTTGGTTTCCTGAAAAAATATCTGAAAATTTAGACGCAGTCATTTTAGGAATGCACGCCAAAAAAGAGAATCCAGAACTCTTGAAAGCTCAAGAACTGGGCATTAAAATCTATTCTTATCCAGAATTTCTATACGAACAGAGCAAAGAAAAAACCAGAGTGGTGATTGCAGGTTCTCACGGGAAAACTACCATTACTTCGATGGTTCTTCATGCGTTGCAATACCATCATTTCGATACAGATTTTATGGTGGGTGCGCCGTTAGAAGGTTTTGGCTGCATGGTTAAACTTTCTTCGGAAAATGATTTCATTATCTTAGAAGGAGACGAATATCTTTCTTCGCCGATAGATTCTCGTCCGAAATTCTTACATTATCATCCGAATATTGCTTTGATTTCTGGGATTTCTTGGGATCACATTAATGTTTTTAAAACGGAAGAAGAATATGTAGAAGCTTTCAGAAATTTTATTAAAAAAATTACTTCTGGTGGAATTTTAGTGTACAATGAAGAAGATGAAACCGTAGTAAAACTGGTAGACGAAGCGGAGAATTATTTCAGAAAAATGCCTTACAAAACGCCCAACTACGAAACCAAAAACGGTAAAACTTCCGTAGAGACAGAAATGGGGCAAATTCCGCTTAAAATTTTCGGAAAGCACAATTTACTGAATTTAGAAGGAGCAAGGCTTATTTGTAATCAAATGGGCATTCTAGACGAAGATTTCTACGAAGCCATGATGAGTTTCTCTGGCGCATCAAAACGTTTAGAAAAGGTAAAAAGAAATGATGATGTGATTTTGTACAGAGATTTTGCTCACGCTCCAAGTAAAGTAAAAGCATCCGTAGAAGCTTTTGCAGAACAATTTCCCGCTATGAATAAAGTAGGTTTTCTAGAACTTCACACCTACTCTTCTCTAAATCCCGAATTTTTGCCTCAATACAAAAATACTTTAGCCCATCTCGATGAAGCGGTGGTTTTCTATGATTTGGAAGCTTTGAAAATTAAAAATATGACTCCCATTTCGCCTGAATTGATTAAAGAATCTTTCGGGAAGGAAAATTTACAGGTTTTTACCAATGCGGATGATTTGAAAAATTTTTGGCAAAATCTAGAAAAATCAAATGCTGCTTTCCTGATGATGAGCAGCGGAAATCTTGGCGGAATTTCCTTGACTTAA
- a CDS encoding CBS domain-containing protein, translating to MRTIKHILDRKSRELAIIEPEKTVFEALKLMADKNIGSVIVMDGTRYLGILSERNYARQVVLLNKSSKQLPVREIMRTDLPKLSKNDPVEKCMEIMTQLNVRYLPVVENETLIGLISVKDLLDEVLLHQKDVIENLTHYINT from the coding sequence ATGAGAACCATAAAACACATTCTTGATAGAAAATCAAGAGAACTCGCCATCATCGAACCTGAAAAAACTGTTTTCGAAGCTTTAAAATTAATGGCAGACAAAAACATAGGCTCTGTTATTGTAATGGATGGAACACGATATCTCGGCATTCTTTCGGAGAGAAATTACGCACGCCAAGTTGTTCTCCTCAACAAAAGTTCTAAGCAACTTCCGGTAAGAGAAATTATGAGAACAGACCTCCCAAAACTTTCTAAAAATGACCCCGTCGAAAAATGTATGGAAATCATGACTCAACTCAATGTGAGATATTTGCCTGTGGTAGAAAATGAAACACTCATCGGTCTAATTTCTGTAAAAGACCTTCTAGACGAAGTTTTATTGCACCAAAAAGACGTCATCGAAAATCTTACCCACTATATCAACACTTAA